From a single Campylobacter concisus genomic region:
- the fdh3B gene encoding formate dehydrogenase FDH3 subunit beta translates to MSEFNDNNRLKFYCDDDRCIDCNGCAVACDEAHELPLGIRRRRVITLNEGVPGKEISTSIACMHCEDAPCSLVCPVDCFYIRSDGIVLHDKDICIGCGYCLYACPFGAPQFPREGVFGAKGSMDKCTMCAGGPLPTNSEAEREEYGQDRISEGKVPVCAAMCSTKALLVGESAMIEKIYGDRVKARGYGFKDLKQTLTWKLAYYAGDRLKIKS, encoded by the coding sequence ATGAGCGAATTTAACGATAACAATAGACTTAAATTTTACTGCGACGACGATAGATGTATCGACTGTAACGGCTGTGCGGTAGCTTGCGACGAGGCTCACGAGCTGCCTCTTGGCATTCGCCGCCGCCGCGTCATCACGCTAAACGAAGGCGTACCAGGTAAGGAAATTTCAACCTCGATAGCCTGCATGCACTGCGAGGACGCGCCGTGCTCGCTGGTTTGCCCGGTTGATTGCTTTTATATCAGGAGCGATGGTATCGTACTACACGACAAAGATATCTGTATCGGCTGCGGATACTGTCTATACGCGTGTCCGTTCGGTGCGCCTCAGTTCCCGCGCGAGGGAGTTTTTGGCGCCAAAGGTTCGATGGATAAGTGCACGATGTGCGCAGGCGGTCCGCTACCGACGAATAGCGAAGCCGAGCGCGAAGAGTACGGCCAGGATAGAATTTCCGAAGGCAAAGTGCCGGTTTGTGCGGCGATGTGCTCGACAAAGGCGCTGCTAGTAGGCGAATCTGCAATGATAGAAAAAATCTACGGCGATAGAGTCAAGGCTCGCGGCTACGGCTTTAAAGACCTAAAACAAACTCTGACCTGGAAGCTCGCCTACTATGCTGGCGATAGGCTTAAAATAAAATCTTAA
- a CDS encoding molybdopterin oxidoreductase family protein, whose product MEEIVKTTCPYCGTGCGIDLIVQNGRIVDAKPSKDHHVNDGELCLKGMFGWEFVNSPKRLSRPMMRKLNGVYDKHGELEEVSFEEVYDFLADKFKSTVAKYGPSSIMGFSSARSNNEDNYVFQKFFRAQDSNNVDHCARLUHAPTVAGLASTLGNGTMTNDLVEFATDTDVFLLIGTNTSECHPIIAMQMQRGLQRGAKMIVVDPKRTDMAKKADIFLQIPIGANIKTLNTMMHVIIAENLQDSEFIEKYSEGFEYLKEAVKDFTPERFERETGIKKELIIEAARMYAKAGAAAICYTMGITQFSDGTSNVFSLSNLAVLTGNLGKKGAGVNPLRGQNNVQGACDMGALPNVIPAGAVNSPYAQEQARKVWHFELNPVPGFKLTQAPDKMDSGELKVLYVYGENPVMSDPWTEHFAHAVHHLDCFIVQDLFFTESAHKADVVLPAAGWGEKDGTFINTSRRVQRTRKASEPVSGVEPDWKVVCNIANRMGLEGFDFASPEQIWNELRELMPKFFGGISYYRLGKLGGISWPCPDEEHPGTPVLYADRKSMLPGGKFRFAPVLYVDDKEERAKAEAEFRAKMNIPDGYPVGSGALSEVPDEVYPCLFTTGRKVYHYHTGTMTRECPALEYGAGIEGALIEVSPDIARERELEEGCYALVQNKRGQIAAKLRVNPDLKEGTIFTTFHYSEADGNELANAGDPDPLSGITPLKMTIANIRRLSEEEFIKFREQNEMSMHSANPYLSPIRA is encoded by the coding sequence ATGGAAGAGATCGTAAAGACTACCTGTCCATATTGCGGTACGGGCTGCGGCATCGATCTTATCGTGCAAAACGGTAGAATCGTAGACGCCAAACCTAGCAAAGACCACCACGTAAACGACGGCGAGCTTTGCCTAAAAGGAATGTTCGGATGGGAGTTCGTAAACTCTCCTAAACGCTTAAGCCGTCCGATGATGAGAAAGCTAAACGGCGTCTACGACAAGCACGGAGAGCTTGAAGAAGTGAGTTTTGAGGAGGTTTATGATTTCCTCGCGGATAAATTTAAATCCACCGTCGCAAAATACGGCCCAAGCTCGATCATGGGCTTTAGCTCTGCGCGCTCAAATAACGAAGATAACTACGTTTTCCAGAAATTTTTCCGCGCCCAGGACAGTAACAACGTCGATCACTGCGCCCGTCTTTGACACGCTCCTACAGTGGCAGGTCTTGCCAGCACGCTAGGAAACGGAACGATGACGAACGATTTAGTCGAATTTGCGACCGATACGGACGTATTTTTACTCATCGGTACCAACACAAGCGAGTGCCACCCGATCATCGCTATGCAGATGCAGCGCGGACTTCAGCGCGGCGCAAAGATGATCGTCGTAGATCCAAAGCGCACCGATATGGCCAAAAAAGCCGATATTTTCTTGCAAATCCCGATCGGAGCGAATATCAAAACGCTAAATACGATGATGCACGTAATCATCGCCGAAAATTTGCAAGATAGCGAATTTATCGAGAAGTACTCCGAGGGATTTGAATATCTAAAAGAAGCGGTTAAGGACTTTACGCCTGAGCGTTTCGAGCGCGAAACCGGCATAAAAAAAGAGCTCATCATAGAGGCAGCTAGGATGTATGCTAAAGCAGGCGCGGCGGCGATTTGCTACACGATGGGTATCACGCAGTTTAGCGACGGCACGTCAAACGTCTTTTCACTATCAAATTTAGCCGTTTTAACGGGAAATTTAGGCAAAAAGGGTGCGGGCGTAAATCCACTGCGCGGTCAAAACAACGTCCAAGGCGCATGCGACATGGGCGCGCTGCCTAACGTAATCCCGGCCGGCGCGGTAAATAGCCCTTACGCGCAGGAGCAAGCGCGCAAAGTATGGCACTTTGAGCTAAATCCGGTTCCGGGCTTTAAGCTAACGCAAGCACCCGATAAAATGGATAGCGGCGAGCTAAAAGTTCTCTACGTCTACGGCGAAAACCCCGTAATGAGCGACCCTTGGACCGAGCACTTCGCCCACGCCGTGCATCATCTAGACTGCTTTATAGTGCAGGATTTGTTTTTCACAGAAAGCGCGCACAAGGCCGACGTTGTATTACCTGCCGCTGGCTGGGGCGAAAAGGACGGAACGTTTATCAACACCTCTCGCCGCGTCCAACGCACGCGAAAGGCTAGCGAGCCCGTTAGCGGCGTGGAGCCTGACTGGAAAGTCGTTTGCAACATCGCAAACCGCATGGGACTAGAGGGATTTGACTTTGCGAGCCCTGAGCAAATTTGGAACGAGCTAAGGGAGCTCATGCCTAAATTTTTCGGCGGCATAAGCTATTATAGGCTAGGCAAGCTAGGCGGTATCAGCTGGCCGTGCCCAGACGAGGAACACCCTGGCACGCCGGTGCTTTACGCAGATCGCAAGTCCATGCTGCCGGGCGGCAAATTCCGCTTCGCGCCGGTGCTTTACGTAGACGATAAAGAGGAGCGCGCAAAGGCCGAGGCCGAATTTAGAGCCAAGATGAATATCCCGGACGGCTACCCAGTCGGTAGCGGCGCGCTTAGCGAGGTGCCTGATGAGGTATATCCGTGCCTATTTACGACCGGACGCAAGGTCTATCACTACCACACCGGCACGATGACTAGAGAGTGTCCGGCTCTTGAATACGGTGCTGGCATCGAGGGCGCGCTCATCGAGGTAAGCCCCGATATCGCTCGCGAGAGGGAGCTAGAGGAGGGCTGCTACGCGCTCGTGCAAAACAAACGCGGACAGATCGCGGCAAAACTGCGCGTAAATCCGGATCTAAAAGAAGGCACGATATTTACGACCTTCCACTACAGCGAGGCCGACGGTAACGAGCTAGCAAACGCCGGCGATCCCGATCCGCTCTCAGGCATCACGCCGCTAAAGATGACGATAGCAAACATCAGGCGTCTAAGCGAAGAGGAATTTATCAAATTTAGAGAGCAAAACGAGATGTCGATGCACTCGGCAAATCCGTATTTGTCTCCTATTAGAGCGTAA
- the mnmA gene encoding tRNA 2-thiouridine(34) synthase MnmA translates to MKVMVAMSGGVDSTMTAKFLQEAGHEVQGCYMMLHQKPGYHEENIRKVKKVGEYLGIKVHILDLQDKFNEFVYDPFVKLYKEGKTPNPCALCNKFIKLGALLDFAKANGCEKLATGHYVQVIDGFITCAKDPSKDQSYFLAQVPKEILKDVIFPLGDKFKKDIKELARSVKVLEEFATQAESSEICFVEDTYIEVLNKHYNTNLPGNVVDKDGKIIGRHQGYMHYTIGKRRGFEVFGAHEPHFVIKINADKNEIVVGTKDDLAQKVVELENVNLFIDKDKFECETKIRYRSPKLDAFVEVDKENKTAKLTLNQNALGVAQGQLCVMYDGDKVIASGFIKG, encoded by the coding sequence ATGAAAGTAATGGTCGCAATGAGCGGTGGTGTAGATAGCACTATGACGGCTAAATTTCTGCAAGAAGCTGGTCATGAAGTGCAAGGTTGCTATATGATGCTACATCAAAAGCCAGGATATCACGAAGAAAATATCAGAAAAGTAAAAAAAGTAGGCGAGTATCTTGGCATAAAGGTGCATATTTTGGATCTGCAGGATAAATTTAATGAGTTTGTCTATGATCCTTTTGTGAAGCTCTATAAAGAGGGCAAGACGCCAAATCCTTGTGCTTTGTGTAATAAATTTATAAAACTGGGTGCGTTGCTTGATTTTGCAAAGGCAAATGGCTGTGAGAAGCTTGCTACTGGGCATTATGTGCAAGTTATTGATGGATTTATCACATGTGCAAAAGATCCTAGCAAAGATCAAAGCTACTTTTTAGCCCAAGTGCCAAAAGAGATATTAAAAGATGTTATTTTCCCGCTTGGTGATAAATTTAAAAAAGATATAAAAGAGCTTGCAAGAAGTGTAAAAGTGCTTGAAGAATTTGCTACGCAGGCAGAAAGTAGTGAAATTTGCTTTGTGGAAGATACTTATATCGAGGTTTTAAATAAGCATTACAATACAAATTTGCCAGGAAACGTAGTTGATAAAGACGGCAAAATAATCGGTCGCCACCAAGGCTATATGCACTATACTATCGGCAAGCGCCGTGGTTTTGAGGTTTTTGGCGCCCATGAGCCACATTTTGTTATAAAGATAAATGCCGATAAAAACGAGATCGTCGTAGGAACAAAAGATGACTTGGCTCAAAAGGTAGTCGAGCTTGAAAACGTAAATTTATTTATAGATAAAGATAAATTTGAGTGCGAAACCAAGATAAGATATAGAAGCCCTAAACTTGATGCTTTTGTTGAGGTTGATAAAGAGAATAAAACGGCAAAATTAACGCTAAATCAAAATGCACTTGGTGTGGCGCAAGGTCAGCTTTGTGTTATGTATGATGGCGATAAGGTTATTGCAAGTGGATTTATAAAAGGCTAG
- a CDS encoding TIGR00730 family Rossman fold protein — protein MNNELVSDLLNFPNVLKYKNKNVTFFGSARFDEENFYCKKAYELAYRLNELGYAILTGGGDGIMRAANKGAFDSAKSPSIALNVRLPFEQNTNPYVTAKYLFSNLSPRKFALTDRSVAFVVFPGGFGTLDELFEILVLAQVGSKKVKIFLFGSEFWQGLDEFIKNTLVSQKTIKKEDINLYKITDDLEFIANEILAI, from the coding sequence ATGAATAATGAATTAGTTAGCGATCTTTTAAATTTTCCAAACGTCTTAAAATATAAAAATAAAAATGTTACCTTCTTTGGCTCGGCTAGATTTGATGAAGAAAATTTCTACTGCAAAAAGGCTTATGAATTAGCTTATAGGCTAAACGAGCTGGGATATGCCATCTTAACTGGTGGCGGGGACGGCATAATGAGAGCTGCAAACAAGGGCGCGTTTGACAGTGCAAAATCGCCAAGCATAGCCCTAAATGTGAGGCTTCCGTTTGAACAAAATACAAACCCTTACGTTACGGCAAAATATCTCTTTTCAAATTTAAGCCCAAGAAAATTTGCACTTACCGATCGGTCAGTCGCATTTGTCGTCTTTCCGGGTGGCTTTGGCACTCTTGATGAACTTTTTGAAATTTTAGTACTTGCTCAAGTTGGTAGCAAAAAAGTAAAAATTTTTCTTTTTGGGAGCGAGTTTTGGCAAGGGCTTGATGAGTTTATAAAAAATACGCTAGTTAGCCAAAAAACAATAAAAAAAGAAGATATAAATTTATACAAAATCACCGATGATTTAGAGTTTATTGCAAACGAAATTTTGGCTATTTAA
- the fliY gene encoding flagellar motor switch protein FliY: protein MMNDFFNIFSNELKATIEGLTGRAPEVGERNEFDAPTQNGIKPPVVMANISLSGDINAKTEIVCTPVLISAISEWMMGEEEISKNENLGSDELDAAKEIFSNLFSAFSTSLGAQKGMPKINFEVINVNFLDENSSLDFSVYEKLFLFNVKIEDLSEHIGFACDHSLMKFFEPTKTEAPAAPASTPHAAKGDFSAEEMRNIGLIMDVRLPIRVRIGSKRMLLKDVLTMDIGSVIELNQLANDPLEILIGDKVIALGEVVIIDGNFGIQITQIGSKRERLQQLK from the coding sequence ATGATGAATGATTTTTTTAATATATTTTCTAACGAATTAAAAGCTACTATCGAAGGACTTACGGGTAGAGCTCCAGAGGTTGGTGAAAGAAATGAATTTGACGCACCAACACAAAATGGCATAAAGCCACCAGTAGTGATGGCCAATATCTCTTTAAGTGGCGATATCAATGCTAAAACAGAGATAGTATGTACTCCAGTTTTAATAAGTGCCATTAGCGAATGGATGATGGGCGAAGAGGAAATTTCAAAGAATGAAAATTTAGGCAGTGATGAGCTTGACGCCGCAAAAGAGATATTTTCAAATCTTTTTAGTGCTTTTAGTACATCCTTGGGCGCTCAAAAGGGCATGCCAAAGATAAATTTTGAAGTAATAAATGTAAATTTTTTAGATGAAAATTCTTCGCTTGATTTTAGTGTTTATGAAAAGCTATTTTTATTTAATGTCAAAATCGAAGATTTAAGTGAGCATATCGGTTTTGCTTGCGATCATTCGTTGATGAAATTTTTTGAGCCAACAAAGACTGAAGCCCCAGCTGCACCAGCGAGCACTCCTCATGCAGCTAAGGGCGATTTTAGCGCTGAAGAGATGAGAAATATCGGACTTATAATGGATGTTAGACTACCTATTCGTGTTCGTATCGGCTCAAAAAGAATGCTCTTAAAAGATGTACTTACCATGGATATTGGCTCAGTTATTGAGCTAAATCAATTAGCAAACGATCCACTAGAAATTTTGATCGGTGATAAGGTAATAGCTCTTGGCGAAGTTGTCATAATCGATGGAAACTTTGGCATCCAGATCACTCAGATAGGCTCAAAACGTGAGAGGCTTCAACAATTAAAATAA
- the fliM gene encoding flagellar motor switch protein FliM: MADILSQEEIDALLEVVDEDGDTSNIEVEERSQGEQKQIIIYDFKRPNRVSKEQLRAIKGIHDKLARNLASQISSVMRSIVEIRLHSVDQMTYGEFLMSLPSPTSFNVFSIKPLDGNCVLEINPSIAFPMIDRLLGGTGENFEANRELTDIEVNLLDAVLRMIMQRLKESWSMITDMYPNVEAKESSPNVVQIVSQNEIVIMVVMEIIVGGSSGMINLCYPVIYLEPILSRLANRDIMLGETSAKKSRNKELKTLIGRAEILYEAILGKSIISVNEFLNLKEGDILRLDRGADDKAIVCIDKKEVFLAEVGLHRFRKSIRIEQLIRSDKDEIKNILEKYEEERKAKLMAYEANERKMEEEEDDEDDE; the protein is encoded by the coding sequence ATGGCTGATATTTTAAGTCAAGAAGAGATAGACGCGCTACTTGAAGTTGTTGATGAAGACGGCGATACGAGTAATATCGAGGTTGAAGAGAGATCGCAAGGCGAACAAAAGCAGATTATTATTTATGATTTTAAGCGTCCAAATCGCGTTAGTAAAGAGCAGCTTCGTGCGATAAAAGGCATCCATGATAAGCTTGCTAGAAATTTAGCTAGTCAAATTTCTAGTGTTATGAGAAGTATTGTCGAGATCAGACTTCACAGTGTTGATCAGATGACTTATGGCGAATTTTTGATGAGCTTGCCAAGTCCAACGAGCTTTAACGTCTTTTCTATAAAACCGCTTGATGGAAACTGTGTTTTGGAGATAAATCCAAGTATTGCCTTTCCGATGATAGATCGTTTGCTTGGGGGAACTGGTGAAAATTTTGAGGCAAATAGAGAGCTAACCGACATCGAAGTAAATTTGCTTGATGCGGTGCTTAGAATGATCATGCAGCGTCTAAAAGAGAGCTGGTCGATGATAACTGATATGTATCCAAATGTGGAAGCTAAAGAGAGCAGTCCAAATGTCGTACAGATCGTCTCTCAAAACGAAATCGTCATCATGGTCGTTATGGAGATCATAGTTGGTGGCTCAAGCGGTATGATAAATTTATGCTATCCAGTCATCTATCTTGAACCGATACTCTCACGCCTTGCAAATAGAGACATTATGCTTGGCGAAACAAGTGCAAAAAAAAGTAGAAATAAAGAGCTAAAAACACTTATCGGACGAGCAGAAATTTTATATGAAGCCATACTTGGCAAATCGATCATCAGCGTAAATGAGTTTTTAAATTTAAAAGAAGGCGATATTTTAAGGCTTGATAGAGGAGCTGATGATAAGGCGATCGTTTGTATCGATAAAAAAGAAGTTTTCTTAGCTGAAGTTGGGCTTCATAGATTTAGAAAATCTATAAGGATTGAACAATTAATACGCTCTGATAAAGATGAGATCAAAAATATCTTAGAAAAATACGAAGAAGAGCGAAAAGCAAAGCTAATGGCGTATGAAGCTAATGAGCGCAAAATGGAAGAAGAAGAGGACGATGAAGATGATGAATGA
- a CDS encoding RNA polymerase sigma factor FliA yields MHELKQKQLNAYKNTIKKEQDEIVLKYMPALRAMAFRLKERLPSSIDTNDLISIGVEEMIKLSRKYDKEQNDSFWGYGKKRIYGSMLDYLRTLDVVSRSDRKLVKSINSEIDNYFNEFEEEPSDEYLAEKLNEDIEKIREARGVSGIITILPIDEQMELIGQNDVEKSIEREDLILKIEEALKDFDERDQMLVQLYYYEELNLKEISQIMNISESRISQIHKRLLDRIRRSLGV; encoded by the coding sequence ATGCACGAGTTAAAGCAAAAGCAGCTTAACGCTTATAAAAACACGATAAAAAAGGAACAAGACGAAATCGTCTTAAAATATATGCCAGCACTGCGTGCAATGGCGTTTAGGCTTAAAGAGAGGCTACCATCAAGTATAGATACAAATGACCTAATAAGCATTGGTGTTGAAGAGATGATAAAACTTAGCAGGAAGTATGACAAGGAGCAAAATGACTCTTTTTGGGGTTATGGCAAAAAGAGAATTTATGGCTCTATGCTTGATTATCTAAGGACGCTTGATGTTGTTAGCAGAAGCGATAGAAAGCTAGTAAAGAGCATAAATAGCGAGATAGATAACTACTTTAATGAATTTGAAGAAGAGCCAAGCGATGAGTATTTGGCCGAAAAGCTTAATGAAGATATTGAGAAGATAAGAGAGGCAAGAGGCGTTAGCGGTATCATTACTATTTTGCCAATAGACGAGCAAATGGAGCTAATTGGTCAAAATGATGTCGAGAAAAGTATTGAGAGAGAGGATCTCATTTTAAAAATAGAAGAAGCTTTAAAAGATTTTGACGAAAGAGATCAGATGTTGGTTCAGCTTTACTATTATGAAGAGCTAAATTTAAAAGAGATAAGCCAGATCATGAATATCAGCGAGAGTAGAATTTCACAAATTCATAAACGTTTGCTTGATCGTATCAGGCGCAGCTTGGGGGTTTAA
- a CDS encoding P-loop NTPase, with amino-acid sequence MNNQAQKLQSLVQSQSKSKNTHFIAITSGKGGVGKSTISANLANVLSKNGYKVGLFDADIGLANLDVILNVKMGKNLLHVLKGECSLKDILIPINKNLILIPGESGDEILKFNNQFLFERFLDEASELDELDFLIIDTGAGIGGSTQLFLEAADEVVVVTVPDPAAITDAYAVIKIVSRFKNSELLLLNMVKNEAEATRIYENIKRVANANIGPSLNLELIGFVTSDKNVSRSIKQRTLFTDDAAYAEPSAQIKQIASNLLYRLERKVLNDEQSRSFGGFFKRLIEQF; translated from the coding sequence ATGAATAATCAAGCGCAAAAATTACAAAGTTTAGTCCAGTCTCAAAGCAAGAGTAAAAATACGCATTTTATTGCGATTACTAGTGGTAAAGGCGGTGTTGGCAAGAGTACGATAAGTGCAAATTTGGCAAATGTTTTATCAAAAAATGGCTACAAAGTAGGGCTTTTTGACGCTGATATCGGCCTTGCAAACCTTGACGTCATCTTAAATGTAAAAATGGGTAAAAACCTGCTTCACGTGCTAAAAGGCGAGTGCAGCCTAAAAGATATCTTGATACCTATAAATAAAAATTTGATCCTCATTCCTGGCGAAAGCGGCGATGAAATTTTGAAATTTAACAATCAATTTTTATTTGAAAGATTTTTAGATGAGGCGAGCGAGCTTGATGAGCTTGATTTTTTGATCATTGACACCGGAGCTGGCATAGGTGGTAGCACGCAGCTGTTTTTAGAGGCAGCTGATGAGGTCGTGGTGGTGACTGTGCCTGATCCTGCGGCGATAACCGATGCATACGCTGTCATAAAGATCGTCTCAAGGTTTAAAAATAGCGAGCTTTTGCTCTTAAATATGGTAAAAAATGAAGCAGAAGCGACTAGAATTTATGAAAATATCAAACGTGTTGCTAATGCAAATATCGGGCCTAGCTTAAATTTAGAGCTTATAGGATTTGTGACTTCTGATAAGAATGTTTCAAGAAGCATAAAACAACGAACACTTTTTACAGACGATGCTGCTTATGCTGAGCCTAGTGCTCAGATAAAACAAATAGCTTCGAATTTACTTTATAGGTTGGAACGAAAAGTGCTTAACGATGAGCAAAGCAGGAGCTTTGGGGGCTTCTTTAAGCGTTTGATAGAACAATTTTAA
- the flhF gene encoding flagellar biosynthesis protein FlhF — MATKFHTFTGESTIEALKKAQETCGEKAILVTTKQIQAKTINKKPLYEILVSVEEDDVKQPTKPNTKAINYENAYSKFNKNYEPTKPKFEIKEEPAKFEAKTASPEPYDPNESVLLNISAAAKEISTIANVNIDDVKDKESSIPNGMNKKIDDVAKQVSALSEKIGLITDMIWDEKAPNRNNLSIPPEFASIYKLAKQSGMKEEHLEAIMQTTLENLPVSMKSNPTAVKRYFYSLLRNMLPCRKEPSDKKQRIMMLVGPTGVGKTTTLAKLAARFAYGNEKRYKTGIITLDTYRIGAVEQLFQYAKMMKLPILDVIEIDDFQNAIKQLNYCDVILIDTTGNSQYDKEKLERLDKFLKHSGAKIDVNLVLSAGSKVEDLIEIYNGFSFLDIDTLIITKFDETKIFGNVFSLIYETNTPVSYFSVGQEVPDDLVEAKSEFLVECVFDGFTKQKARDE; from the coding sequence ATGGCTACAAAATTTCATACTTTTACAGGCGAGAGCACCATCGAGGCTTTGAAAAAGGCTCAAGAAACGTGCGGTGAAAAAGCCATACTAGTTACTACAAAGCAGATTCAAGCCAAAACGATAAATAAAAAGCCGCTTTATGAAATTTTAGTAAGCGTCGAAGAGGACGATGTAAAGCAGCCCACAAAACCAAATACAAAAGCCATAAATTACGAAAATGCCTATTCTAAATTTAATAAAAACTATGAACCTACTAAGCCAAAATTTGAGATAAAAGAAGAACCGGCTAAATTTGAGGCAAAGACAGCATCACCAGAGCCTTATGATCCAAACGAGAGCGTGCTTTTAAATATCTCAGCTGCTGCAAAAGAGATAAGCACTATCGCAAATGTAAATATCGATGACGTCAAAGATAAAGAGTCAAGCATACCAAACGGCATGAATAAAAAAATAGACGATGTGGCAAAGCAAGTAAGCGCGCTAAGCGAGAAAATAGGGCTCATAACTGACATGATCTGGGACGAAAAAGCCCCAAATCGCAATAATCTCTCGATCCCGCCGGAGTTTGCTAGCATCTATAAACTCGCAAAACAAAGCGGCATGAAAGAGGAGCATTTAGAGGCGATCATGCAAACGACGCTTGAAAATTTGCCAGTCTCGATGAAGAGCAATCCAACCGCAGTAAAGAGATACTTCTACTCACTTTTGCGGAATATGCTACCTTGCAGAAAAGAGCCAAGCGATAAAAAACAACGTATTATGATGCTAGTTGGCCCAACCGGAGTTGGTAAGACGACGACTCTTGCAAAGCTAGCTGCTCGTTTTGCATACGGCAATGAAAAGCGCTATAAAACAGGTATCATCACGCTTGATACATATCGTATTGGAGCGGTTGAGCAGCTATTTCAATACGCTAAAATGATGAAGCTACCTATTCTCGATGTCATTGAGATAGATGACTTTCAAAATGCTATCAAACAGCTTAATTATTGTGATGTGATACTTATTGATACGACTGGAAATTCGCAGTATGACAAAGAAAAGCTTGAAAGGCTTGATAAATTTTTAAAGCATAGCGGCGCAAAGATCGATGTAAATTTGGTCCTTTCGGCTGGCTCAAAGGTTGAGGATCTAATAGAAATTTATAATGGATTTTCATTTTTGGATATTGACACGCTGATAATCACAAAATTTGATGAGACAAAAATTTTTGGCAATGTCTTTTCGCTGATATATGAGACAAACACGCCAGTTAGCTACTTTAGCGTGGGTCAAGAGGTGCCTGATGATCTTGTGGAGGCAAAGAGCGAATTTTTAGTAGAGTGCGTGTTTGACGGCTTTACAAAGCAAAAGGCTAGAGATGAATAA
- the folK gene encoding 2-amino-4-hydroxy-6-hydroxymethyldihydropteridine diphosphokinase, which yields MRLAGARKIVKSRFCPSFFHKRDEFKYEALVGMGGNIGDSAKRFDKFIRAISEDRRFHVVEVSPILINAAFGYEAQDDFSNAVINLQTSMSPRDLLKILGHYESKFKRVRMFKNAPRTLDLDILYFSKKVYKTPHLIVPHPGADKRLSVIVPLGLMRG from the coding sequence ATGAGGCTAGCTGGAGCAAGAAAGATCGTAAAAAGCCGTTTTTGCCCTAGTTTTTTTCATAAAAGAGATGAGTTTAAGTATGAGGCGCTAGTTGGCATGGGTGGCAACATCGGTGATAGCGCAAAGAGGTTTGATAAATTTATAAGAGCGATTAGCGAAGATAGGCGTTTTCACGTAGTTGAAGTCTCACCTATCCTTATAAATGCAGCTTTTGGCTACGAAGCGCAGGATGATTTTAGTAACGCTGTTATAAATTTACAAACATCTATGAGCCCTCGGGATTTACTAAAAATTTTGGGGCACTATGAGAGTAAATTTAAGCGCGTGAGGATGTTTAAAAATGCACCACGCACGCTTGATCTGGACATTTTGTATTTTAGTAAAAAAGTCTATAAGACGCCGCACCTTATCGTTCCACACCCAGGAGCCGATAAGAGGCTTAGCGTGATCGTGCCACTAGGGCTTATGAGAGGTTAA